The following are encoded together in the Cerasicoccus sp. TK19100 genome:
- the dapF gene encoding diaminopimelate epimerase produces MKFHKYHALGNDYLVLDPADGELPTPQQTVAICHRNFGLGSDGILYGPLPTEKADFGLQIWNPDGSEAEKSGNGLRIFAKYLFDQGKVTDQPFTVDTLGGVVTVEIHDGGASIEVEMGKVSFHSDVIPVNGPSREVLNEDVEINGQTYQFYAATIGNPHVVLPLESHSKKLACELGPVLENMTSRFPNRTNVQLLKVLDRNNIQIEIWERGAGYTLASGSSSSAAAAVAHKMGACDDRILVHCPGGDIQINIGEDYAVTMTGPATRVGEFFMDEAVADQVIPG; encoded by the coding sequence ATGAAATTTCACAAATACCACGCCCTCGGCAACGACTACCTTGTCCTCGACCCCGCGGACGGCGAGCTACCCACGCCGCAGCAAACCGTCGCCATCTGCCACCGTAATTTCGGGCTCGGCTCGGACGGCATTCTCTACGGCCCCCTGCCCACCGAAAAGGCGGACTTCGGCCTGCAAATCTGGAACCCCGACGGCTCCGAAGCGGAAAAGAGCGGCAACGGCCTGCGCATTTTCGCAAAATACCTTTTCGACCAGGGCAAAGTCACCGACCAGCCTTTCACCGTCGATACTCTCGGCGGCGTGGTGACCGTCGAAATCCACGATGGCGGTGCCTCGATCGAGGTCGAAATGGGCAAAGTTTCCTTCCACAGCGACGTGATTCCCGTCAACGGCCCGTCCCGCGAAGTCCTCAACGAAGACGTCGAGATCAACGGCCAGACCTATCAATTTTACGCCGCCACGATCGGCAACCCACACGTCGTCCTGCCGCTGGAAAGCCACAGTAAAAAGCTGGCCTGCGAGCTCGGCCCGGTCCTGGAAAACATGACCAGCCGCTTCCCCAACCGCACCAACGTGCAGCTGCTCAAAGTCCTGGACCGCAACAACATCCAGATCGAAATCTGGGAGCGCGGTGCGGGCTACACCCTGGCCTCCGGCTCGTCGAGCAGCGCCGCGGCCGCCGTCGCCCACAAAATGGGAGCCTGCGATGACCGCATCCTGGTGCACTGCCCGGGCGGCGATATCCAGATCAACATCGGCGAGGACTACGCCGTGACCATGACCGGCCCCGCAACCCGCGTGGGCGAGTTCTTCATGGACGAAGCCGTGGCCGACCAAGTCATTCCCGGTTAA
- a CDS encoding SMI1/KNR4 family protein, with protein MEFHETGKPASRNELEQLVALFPSSAPPELLTFYAKTNGVYEPDCYIPELHFTQLYIYEISELPRMKDIYDERISQDLMAIGSDSFGNQYCIGIHGARFGKIYFWDHEEDHVGMAQLGLPHDEELFHKNEEFISDNLDLFINAFVPDEE; from the coding sequence ATGGAATTTCACGAAACAGGAAAACCAGCGTCGCGCAATGAGCTTGAACAGCTCGTAGCCTTATTTCCAAGTTCGGCACCACCAGAATTACTTACATTCTACGCAAAGACTAATGGAGTCTATGAGCCTGATTGCTACATTCCAGAGCTACATTTCACTCAGTTGTATATTTACGAAATATCTGAACTTCCTAGAATGAAAGATATTTATGATGAAAGAATCTCGCAAGACCTGATGGCGATTGGATCGGATTCGTTTGGAAATCAATATTGCATTGGCATACATGGTGCGCGTTTCGGGAAGATTTATTTCTGGGATCACGAAGAAGACCATGTTGGAATGGCCCAGCTTGGCCTACCTCACGATGAAGAACTCTTTCACAAGAATGAGGAATTCATATCTGATAATCTTGACCTATTCATCAACGCATTTGTCCCTGACGAAGAATAG
- a CDS encoding DNA polymerase domain-containing protein encodes MSNTSEDLPIAGVWLDADGQAHVAAVDGEQPRTFQAEAFEPFMWLSADLPGAEDLDGEGAFAWRKSFAKPGELADFSKAHKTEAAMEWLRPIEHQYLLASGRRLFQGLTFQQVRRVQLDIETHSEDPGSFPDARKKKDRVIAIGLRFGDEVRLLEIETMDDDGERALLESLNVTLAELDPDVIEGHNIFKFDLDFLKTRCKRMKVPCAWGRFGQNASFRSSRIRIAERWIDFPRCDIPGRTVFDTFLAIQLFDVTTRDLPSYTLKAAARYLKVTTEADERTYISPEKIQVMFTEDRETFRAYLKDDLRETKGIAELLLPTYVAQVQVFPMALQEACLRGTGSKVDLLFLDKYYHANHAIPAPPEVKPYVGAFSKSFVEGVFHHVMHFDVASLYPSLLLHIGRNPENDSLGVFIPLLTELKDYRLRYKKLAREEADPVLQQEYNARQASYKILINSFYGYLGFAGARFADGDLAAEVTKQGRELLQKLIAEFERLDCLVLEADTDGIYVSSEKDFGDPEALLRKVCSVLPDGIELEYDGSYQAMFCYKAKNYALYDGEKVSIAGSALRSRGMEPILKDLTKRLIYSSLGATEDTPEALETEIRADLAAGKISVKRLAKREFLSQNPEAYKKAVEQGGKSRRASLEVALRMDPMPRMGESVTYYITTGEKKKNPDWQVARGIDEYDAEKAPVDTDYYLRKIDDWRKRYQSYLEGGKDARQSELF; translated from the coding sequence GTGAGTAATACTTCAGAAGACCTCCCCATCGCCGGCGTCTGGTTGGACGCGGATGGGCAAGCCCATGTCGCCGCAGTGGACGGCGAGCAGCCGCGCACGTTTCAAGCCGAGGCATTTGAGCCATTCATGTGGTTGTCGGCGGATTTGCCGGGGGCGGAGGATCTGGACGGGGAGGGTGCGTTTGCCTGGCGCAAGTCTTTTGCCAAGCCGGGCGAACTGGCAGACTTCTCCAAGGCGCACAAGACCGAGGCGGCCATGGAGTGGCTGCGCCCAATCGAGCATCAATACCTGCTCGCCAGCGGGCGGCGGTTGTTTCAGGGGTTAACCTTCCAGCAGGTGCGCCGTGTGCAGCTGGACATTGAAACGCACAGCGAAGACCCAGGCTCGTTCCCCGACGCGCGCAAGAAGAAAGACCGCGTCATCGCCATTGGGCTGCGCTTTGGCGACGAAGTGCGCCTGCTGGAAATCGAGACCATGGACGACGACGGCGAGCGAGCGCTGCTGGAGTCGCTCAACGTTACGCTGGCCGAGCTGGACCCGGACGTCATCGAAGGGCACAACATTTTCAAGTTCGACTTGGACTTTCTGAAAACGCGCTGCAAGCGCATGAAGGTCCCCTGTGCCTGGGGTCGGTTTGGGCAAAACGCGAGCTTCCGCAGCAGCCGCATTCGCATTGCTGAACGGTGGATTGATTTCCCGCGTTGCGACATCCCGGGGCGCACGGTGTTCGACACGTTCCTGGCCATTCAACTATTTGACGTGACTACGCGGGACTTGCCCAGCTACACGCTCAAGGCCGCCGCGCGCTACCTGAAGGTGACCACCGAGGCTGACGAGCGCACCTACATCTCGCCGGAGAAAATCCAGGTGATGTTCACCGAGGATCGCGAGACGTTCCGCGCGTATTTGAAGGACGACCTCCGCGAGACCAAGGGCATTGCCGAGCTACTTTTGCCGACCTACGTGGCGCAGGTGCAGGTATTCCCCATGGCGTTGCAGGAGGCCTGTCTGCGGGGCACGGGCTCGAAGGTCGACCTGCTGTTTCTCGACAAATATTACCACGCTAATCACGCGATCCCAGCCCCGCCCGAGGTGAAGCCCTACGTTGGTGCTTTTAGCAAAAGTTTTGTCGAGGGAGTCTTTCATCACGTGATGCATTTCGACGTGGCTTCGCTGTATCCGAGCCTGCTGCTGCATATCGGCCGCAACCCGGAGAACGACTCGCTGGGCGTCTTTATCCCGCTGCTCACTGAGCTGAAGGACTACCGCTTGCGCTACAAAAAGCTGGCGCGCGAGGAGGCCGATCCCGTGCTCCAGCAGGAGTACAACGCGCGGCAGGCGAGCTATAAAATCCTTATCAATTCCTTCTACGGCTACCTCGGGTTTGCCGGGGCGCGCTTTGCCGATGGCGACCTGGCAGCGGAGGTTACCAAGCAGGGCCGCGAGCTCCTGCAAAAGCTGATCGCGGAGTTCGAGCGCCTCGATTGCCTGGTGCTGGAGGCGGACACGGACGGCATCTATGTGTCGTCGGAAAAAGACTTTGGCGACCCGGAAGCTTTGCTTCGCAAAGTATGTTCGGTGCTGCCCGATGGCATTGAGCTGGAATACGACGGCAGCTACCAGGCGATGTTCTGCTACAAGGCCAAGAACTACGCGCTCTACGACGGCGAGAAGGTCAGTATCGCCGGCAGCGCCTTGCGCTCACGCGGCATGGAACCGATTTTAAAGGACCTGACTAAGCGGCTGATTTACTCATCCCTCGGCGCGACCGAAGACACGCCCGAAGCACTGGAAACCGAGATTCGCGCGGACCTCGCGGCGGGCAAGATCTCCGTCAAGCGCTTGGCCAAGCGAGAGTTTCTTTCGCAAAACCCCGAGGCCTACAAGAAGGCGGTGGAGCAGGGGGGCAAGTCTCGCCGCGCCTCGCTGGAGGTTGCCTTGCGCATGGACCCGATGCCGCGCATGGGCGAGTCCGTCACGTATTACATAACCACCGGCGAGAAAAAGAAGAACCCGGACTGGCAAGTCGCGCGTGGTATTGATGAATACGATGCGGAGAAAGCCCCCGTGGACACCGACTACTATCTGCGCAAAATCGACGACTGGCGTAAGCGCTACCAAAGCTATCTGGAAGGCGGCAAGGACGCGCGGCAGTCTGAGTTGTTTTAG
- a CDS encoding peptidylprolyl isomerase, with protein MFHYKRPLILSILTLAALPTGALHAAKVLPVLNDYFQTYPLYASNPNATIDLNELFSTEEIADQAVRFTSIFSIGENPLVIDMALFNSTPESRDNFLTYVNSGAYDNQIIHRRPTSDFVAQGGGFVYNSTDVRIDSVTTNDPVVNEFGISNTRWTVAMAKVGGDPDSATSQWFININQNSANLDFQNGGFTVFARVLQSAQDDTSALTSTANFPVYDVRNILGSPFGEMPLINYDGENLTPNNLNLLTTATLVDVAPADAGESTDLTFTLDSNSDPDAIQASINGSEELILSAPADQFGDSTITITATDSVGNEVTHQFVVVVENDFAYWRVQNFSGPDATNDNISGPYADPNNDGYTNLEDYSVSAIVQGNRGPQSIDTFQLNETDGAPTFTFEFRNDLGDLTYDFQYSPDLGVTPWTTIPYSVTNRITDGVLDTITIKLDDSGVTDSSNAFYRRVLNHTPNPVPSTP; from the coding sequence ATGTTCCATTACAAGAGACCTCTCATTCTCTCTATCCTGACGCTGGCCGCACTGCCAACCGGCGCGCTGCACGCAGCCAAGGTGCTGCCCGTGCTAAACGATTATTTCCAGACTTACCCGTTGTACGCCAGCAACCCGAACGCCACCATCGACCTCAACGAATTATTCAGCACAGAGGAAATTGCAGATCAGGCCGTGCGATTTACCTCCATTTTCAGCATCGGCGAAAACCCGCTGGTCATCGATATGGCATTGTTTAACAGCACACCGGAAAGCCGCGACAACTTCCTGACCTACGTCAACAGCGGTGCCTACGATAACCAGATCATCCACCGCCGGCCAACGTCGGATTTCGTCGCGCAGGGTGGCGGCTTTGTCTACAACTCCACCGATGTTCGCATCGACTCCGTTACCACCAACGACCCCGTCGTCAACGAATTCGGCATCTCCAACACGCGCTGGACCGTGGCCATGGCGAAAGTTGGTGGCGATCCCGACAGCGCCACCAGCCAGTGGTTCATCAACATCAACCAGAACTCGGCCAACCTCGACTTCCAAAACGGCGGCTTCACCGTTTTTGCCCGCGTGCTGCAATCCGCGCAGGACGATACCAGCGCGCTGACCTCGACCGCCAATTTCCCAGTCTACGACGTACGCAACATCCTCGGCAGTCCCTTCGGCGAAATGCCGCTCATTAACTATGATGGCGAAAATTTGACCCCCAACAATTTAAACCTGTTAACCACAGCGACATTAGTGGATGTCGCCCCCGCCGACGCCGGCGAATCCACCGACCTGACTTTCACGCTCGACAGCAATTCCGACCCCGACGCGATCCAAGCGAGCATCAATGGCTCGGAGGAGCTAATCCTCTCTGCGCCAGCCGATCAGTTTGGCGATTCCACCATCACCATCACCGCCACCGACAGCGTCGGCAACGAAGTCACCCATCAATTCGTCGTGGTCGTGGAAAATGACTTCGCCTACTGGCGCGTCCAAAACTTCTCCGGCCCCGACGCCACTAACGACAACATCAGCGGCCCTTACGCCGATCCAAACAACGATGGCTATACGAACCTGGAAGACTATTCGGTTAGCGCAATCGTTCAGGGTAACAGAGGGCCGCAATCGATCGACACTTTTCAATTAAACGAAACCGATGGCGCGCCGACCTTTACCTTTGAATTTCGCAACGACCTCGGTGACTTGACATACGACTTCCAATACAGCCCCGACTTGGGCGTAACGCCTTGGACAACCATCCCCTATAGCGTGACCAATCGCATCACCGATGGCGTCCTGGATACAATCACGATCAAGCTCGATGACTCGGGCGTCACAGACAGCAGCAACGCCTTTTACCGCCGCGTTCTCAACCACACGCCGAATCCGGTTCCCAGCACACCCTAA
- a CDS encoding DUF5069 domain-containing protein, with the protein MSNYQYHQTLHKLWQKAVDQYAAGQRDSATYFTREEAQWLADNGVTPQEIYDFAEDYNSVGDPDFNTFAMITDVRRSYFKNQLKGQRSGKQIDPAELPAKDAEADGFVWLPRIIAKARAKLKGELDNDTMYSCGGDRKFLQRHDIHPAQFLKVVADHFDDDSAIVAWVKRHTGKA; encoded by the coding sequence ATGAGCAACTATCAATACCACCAAACCCTGCACAAACTCTGGCAAAAAGCCGTTGATCAATACGCAGCGGGCCAGCGAGATTCGGCGACCTACTTTACCCGAGAGGAAGCCCAGTGGCTCGCGGACAACGGCGTGACCCCGCAGGAAATTTACGACTTTGCCGAAGACTATAATTCCGTCGGCGATCCAGACTTTAACACCTTCGCCATGATCACCGATGTGCGCCGGTCGTATTTCAAAAATCAGCTCAAGGGCCAGCGCAGCGGCAAGCAGATTGACCCCGCCGAACTCCCCGCCAAAGACGCTGAAGCCGATGGATTTGTCTGGCTGCCGCGCATCATCGCCAAAGCCCGCGCGAAGCTCAAGGGCGAGCTCGACAACGACACCATGTACAGCTGCGGCGGCGACCGGAAATTCCTCCAACGCCACGACATCCACCCTGCGCAGTTTTTAAAAGTGGTAGCCGATCACTTCGACGACGACTCCGCCATCGTGGCCTGGGTAAAGCGGCACACGGGCAAGGCGTAG
- a CDS encoding DUF5069 domain-containing protein, with the protein MKHYNYQQTLEQIWQKAVDQYKAGQRGSDTYFTAEETQWLRDNGITPQEIYDFAEDYSRGGDPDFLTFALVTDVRRSYFLKVMNGEYTGKTIDPSEYPAKTDEVDGIVWLPRLIAKAKAKLRGELDLDTMYGCGGDRKFFQTHDIAPSDFLRYVEQHMDDDQAVVDWVKARSAELNAASV; encoded by the coding sequence ATGAAGCATTACAACTACCAGCAGACGCTTGAGCAAATCTGGCAAAAAGCCGTCGACCAATACAAGGCAGGTCAACGCGGCTCGGACACCTATTTTACCGCCGAGGAAACCCAGTGGCTTCGCGACAACGGCATCACCCCACAGGAAATTTACGACTTCGCCGAGGACTACTCCCGTGGCGGCGACCCCGACTTCCTGACCTTCGCGCTCGTCACCGATGTGCGCCGCTCCTACTTCCTCAAGGTCATGAATGGCGAATACACCGGCAAGACCATCGACCCGTCCGAATACCCGGCCAAGACTGACGAAGTCGACGGCATCGTCTGGCTGCCCCGACTCATTGCTAAGGCCAAGGCTAAGCTCCGCGGCGAACTGGACCTCGACACCATGTACGGCTGCGGCGGCGACCGGAAATTCTTCCAGACCCACGACATCGCGCCGTCTGATTTCCTCCGCTACGTGGAGCAGCATATGGACGACGACCAAGCCGTAGTCGACTGGGTCAAGGCGCGCTCGGCCGAACTCAACGCGGCCTCGGTTTAA
- a CDS encoding sulfatase, with protein MLFRFFVNRWFCALLCLAASGLVCASPPNVLFIIVDDLKPTLGCYGDDLAVTPNFDRLADEGIVFNSAHCQWPVCGASRASMTTGLMPEENGVTGFELIRDTLPDAVFLPQHFREHGYETVAVGKWHDHRTVGDGTATVEDALSWSLPFNYGGGKIGSTQITDRNGRRWPLAAEAKDGDESKFADGVRGGLAVDLIDSLATQYNETGKPFFIGVGFARPHLPFLAPTAYWDLYERDDFQIDPVQTRGENRVWAAYDNVHELENYYALNTDAEGFAEPFAWDGPYEPHQLSEANQKELLHGYYACTSFVDHQIGRLLDELDAQGVADDTIVIVIGDHGFHLGDHLKWGKHTPFEQAARFPFILKAPGALTPGIVSDSPVTMLDIYPTLCELAGLPLPEQPLPAELQTVHGRATLPQRGKSLTPILADPTADLRFGAITTYRNGPYGYSYRTRTHRYIEWLGNDGEVTLRELFDLENDPLETINIAEDSANELLVYRLAQKMRQPAETPGCHRLHASPGNALNNALYTADSDGDLIQDGLEIDLYDTDPFDGVSPQPNTFLAWCGERALTQFLPDDDTDGDGVPLILEYLASSDPSAGSPLRQQARVEQNQLVLEMVMSHEIFPADLVIDFEASRSLGTRAGWAPAAHTYEVTPLDATHWLHTWRSSTQLNGQSFVRLNASLE; from the coding sequence ATGCTTTTTCGTTTCTTTGTTAATCGCTGGTTCTGTGCTTTGCTTTGCTTGGCCGCCAGCGGGTTGGTGTGTGCCTCGCCGCCCAACGTGCTTTTCATCATCGTGGATGACCTCAAGCCGACGCTGGGCTGCTACGGTGATGACTTGGCCGTGACGCCGAATTTCGACCGCCTGGCCGACGAAGGCATTGTCTTTAACAGCGCGCATTGCCAATGGCCGGTTTGCGGGGCCTCGCGCGCGAGTATGACGACCGGCCTCATGCCGGAGGAAAACGGTGTGACCGGCTTTGAGCTGATCCGTGACACGCTGCCCGATGCCGTGTTTTTGCCGCAGCATTTCCGCGAGCATGGCTATGAGACCGTTGCCGTTGGCAAATGGCATGATCACCGCACGGTGGGTGATGGCACAGCGACGGTTGAAGACGCGTTGTCGTGGTCGTTGCCCTTTAATTACGGCGGCGGTAAAATCGGCTCGACGCAGATTACGGATCGCAACGGACGGCGCTGGCCGCTGGCGGCGGAAGCCAAAGACGGCGATGAAAGCAAGTTTGCCGACGGCGTGCGCGGTGGCCTGGCGGTGGATTTGATTGACTCGCTCGCCACGCAATACAACGAGACGGGTAAGCCGTTTTTTATTGGCGTGGGCTTTGCGCGGCCGCACCTGCCATTTCTCGCGCCCACGGCTTATTGGGACCTTTACGAACGCGACGATTTCCAGATCGATCCCGTGCAGACGCGTGGGGAGAACCGCGTCTGGGCGGCTTATGACAACGTGCACGAGCTGGAGAATTACTACGCGCTCAACACCGATGCCGAGGGCTTCGCCGAGCCCTTTGCGTGGGATGGCCCCTACGAGCCGCACCAGCTTTCCGAGGCGAACCAGAAGGAGCTGTTGCATGGCTACTATGCGTGCACGTCGTTCGTGGATCACCAGATCGGACGGCTGCTCGACGAACTCGATGCACAGGGCGTGGCCGACGACACGATCGTCATCGTGATCGGTGATCACGGCTTCCACCTCGGCGACCACCTGAAGTGGGGCAAGCATACGCCGTTCGAGCAGGCGGCGCGGTTTCCGTTTATCCTGAAGGCACCGGGTGCCCTCACGCCGGGGATCGTCAGCGACAGCCCGGTGACGATGCTCGATATCTACCCGACGCTTTGCGAGCTGGCGGGGCTGCCGCTGCCAGAGCAGCCACTGCCTGCCGAGCTGCAAACGGTGCACGGCCGCGCAACGTTACCCCAGCGCGGAAAAAGCCTCACGCCGATCCTGGCCGATCCAACGGCCGACCTTCGCTTTGGCGCAATTACGACCTATCGCAACGGCCCCTACGGTTACAGCTACCGCACCCGCACGCACCGCTACATCGAGTGGCTGGGCAACGACGGCGAGGTCACCTTGCGCGAGCTTTTTGATCTGGAAAACGACCCGCTGGAAACGATCAACATCGCCGAAGACTCCGCCAACGAATTACTCGTTTACCGCCTTGCACAGAAGATGAGGCAGCCCGCGGAAACGCCCGGTTGCCATCGCTTGCATGCCTCACCGGGCAACGCGCTGAACAACGCCCTCTACACCGCCGATAGCGACGGGGACTTGATACAGGACGGCCTGGAAATCGATCTTTACGACACCGATCCATTCGATGGCGTCTCGCCGCAGCCCAATACCTTTCTTGCCTGGTGCGGTGAGCGTGCGTTGACGCAGTTTCTGCCCGATGACGATACCGATGGCGACGGCGTGCCACTCATCTTGGAATACCTGGCATCGAGCGATCCCTCTGCCGGTTCGCCATTGCGACAGCAAGCGCGAGTGGAGCAGAACCAGCTTGTTCTGGAAATGGTCATGAGCCACGAAATCTTCCCGGCCGACCTCGTGATCGACTTTGAGGCAAGCCGCAGTCTTGGCACTCGCGCAGGCTGGGCCCCGGCAGCGCACACCTACGAAGTGACCCCATTGGACGCGACGCACTGGCTCCACACCTGGCGCAGCAGCACACAACTCAATGGGCAATCTTTTGTGCGGCTGAATGCCAGTTTGGAATAG
- a CDS encoding RNA polymerase sigma factor, with protein sequence MGDDSLSAATRPQLTRAIEIYSKPLSRYAYSLCGCVHRSQDAVQDTFLRLAERAEPIEPDDRLGPWLFKVCRSRVIDQFRKEGRMKTGADLPETHPGQAETASPVETTEIADSAAAVFAHMDQLPPNQREVLRLKFQAQLSYREIADVLDLSVTNVGYLVHTAMASLRQRLRTESDLLG encoded by the coding sequence ATGGGAGATGACTCACTATCCGCCGCCACCCGCCCGCAGCTTACGCGGGCTATTGAAATTTATTCCAAACCGCTTTCGCGCTACGCGTATTCGCTCTGTGGATGCGTGCACCGCTCCCAGGACGCTGTCCAGGACACCTTTCTCCGGCTCGCTGAGCGCGCCGAGCCAATTGAACCCGATGACCGCCTGGGCCCCTGGCTATTCAAGGTCTGCCGGTCGCGCGTCATTGACCAGTTTCGTAAGGAGGGTCGGATGAAGACTGGTGCCGATCTACCCGAAACCCACCCCGGGCAGGCCGAGACCGCCTCACCGGTCGAGACCACCGAAATCGCCGACAGCGCCGCGGCGGTCTTTGCCCACATGGACCAGCTGCCGCCTAACCAACGCGAAGTGCTGCGCCTCAAGTTCCAGGCCCAGCTTTCTTACCGGGAAATTGCCGACGTGCTGGACCTCTCCGTGACCAACGTCGGCTACCTCGTCCACACCGCCATGGCGAGCCTGCGCCAACGCCTCCGCACTGAATCCGACCTGCTCGGTTAA